In Campylobacter showae CSUNSWCD, one genomic interval encodes:
- the prfB gene encoding peptide chain release factor 2 produces the protein MDNYEYTELLKTLNTKVENIAGVVKPESIKARLKEIEEMENDQNFWQDIAKAGAIGKEKTKISNILNNFLNAKSAVDDAKDLYELANSENDEETINSLFAEAGELEDKIVNLEISMLLSGEDDGKNAIVTIHPGAGGTESNDWASMLYRMYLRFCEREGFKVETLDFQEGEEAGLKDVSFIVKGVNAYGYLKAENGIHRLVRTSPFDSAGRRHTSFTSVMVSPEIDDDIEIEIDEKDLKIDTYRAGGAGGQHVNKTESAVRITHAPTGIVVQCQNDRSQHKNKATAMKMLKSRLYELELMKQQEAAGSIEKSEIGWGHQIRSYVLFPYQQVKDNRSGEAYSQTDAILDGDIKKLIEGVLVSQKSIN, from the coding sequence TTGGATAATTACGAATACACTGAACTCCTAAAAACACTAAACACAAAAGTAGAAAATATAGCTGGCGTCGTAAAACCCGAGAGCATCAAAGCTCGCCTAAAAGAGATCGAGGAGATGGAAAACGATCAAAATTTCTGGCAAGACATCGCAAAAGCGGGCGCAATCGGCAAGGAAAAAACTAAAATTTCAAACATCTTAAATAACTTCCTAAACGCTAAAAGCGCCGTAGACGACGCAAAGGATCTATACGAGCTGGCAAACTCTGAAAACGACGAAGAGACGATAAATTCGCTATTTGCCGAGGCTGGCGAGTTAGAGGATAAGATAGTAAATTTAGAAATTTCTATGCTGCTTAGCGGCGAGGACGACGGCAAAAACGCTATCGTCACCATCCACCCGGGCGCTGGCGGCACTGAGAGCAACGACTGGGCGAGTATGCTATACCGCATGTACCTGCGCTTTTGCGAAAGAGAAGGTTTTAAGGTCGAAACTCTAGACTTCCAAGAGGGCGAAGAAGCCGGGCTAAAGGACGTTAGCTTTATCGTTAAAGGCGTAAACGCCTACGGTTATCTAAAGGCTGAAAACGGTATCCACCGCTTAGTGCGAACCAGTCCGTTTGATAGCGCGGGCCGCCGCCATACTAGCTTTACCAGCGTGATGGTAAGCCCGGAGATCGATGACGATATCGAGATAGAAATCGACGAAAAAGACCTAAAAATCGATACCTACCGTGCAGGCGGAGCAGGCGGTCAGCACGTAAATAAAACAGAGTCTGCCGTACGCATCACTCACGCGCCTACTGGCATCGTCGTGCAGTGTCAAAACGACCGCAGCCAGCACAAAAACAAAGCCACAGCGATGAAAATGCTAAAATCGCGCCTGTATGAGCTAGAGCTAATGAAACAGCAAGAAGCCGCGGGCAGCATCGAAAAAAGCGAGATCGGCTGGGGTCACCAGATCCGCTCATACGTGCTTTTCCCGTATCAGCAGGTTAAAGACAACCGCAGCGGCGAGGCGTATAGCCAAACCGACGCGATACTAGACGGCGACATAAAAAAGCTCATCGAGGGCGTTTTAGTAAGCCAAAAAAGCATAAACTAG
- a CDS encoding tetratricopeptide repeat protein, producing MRNLLLAFIGFLFVGCAASSGGPSDNPDYDFNKRAIEVLKPKCESGNYSACNDLAISYQNLQDHKTALKYYERACKNNYQAACTNLANMYQTGLGVSKDANKALEIYSASCTNGGAYSCYYLGEFYRSAIDGKEPDYANAMSAYDRGCKLGDVPCCTNTAVLYEHGLGVAQDETKARSIYRSACFSGDTSACDNLKRMGRKR from the coding sequence ATGAGAAATTTACTTCTTGCCTTTATCGGGTTTTTATTCGTAGGATGCGCAGCTTCAAGCGGCGGCCCTAGCGACAACCCGGACTATGATTTTAACAAACGCGCCATAGAAGTACTAAAACCCAAATGCGAAAGCGGCAACTACTCCGCGTGCAACGATCTTGCCATCAGTTATCAAAATTTGCAAGATCATAAAACCGCTCTAAAATACTATGAAAGAGCGTGCAAAAACAACTATCAAGCCGCCTGCACAAACCTCGCCAACATGTACCAAACCGGCCTTGGCGTAAGCAAAGACGCAAACAAAGCACTTGAAATCTATAGCGCCTCATGCACGAACGGCGGGGCGTACTCTTGCTACTACTTAGGCGAATTTTATCGCTCGGCAATCGACGGCAAAGAACCGGACTATGCAAACGCCATGTCGGCCTACGATAGAGGCTGCAAACTAGGCGACGTACCGTGCTGCACAAACACTGCGGTCCTCTACGAACACGGACTAGGCGTGGCGCAGGATGAAACAAAAGCTAGAAGCATCTATCGCTCGGCGTGCTTTAGCGGCGACACGTCTGCATGCGACAATCTAAAAAGAATGGGCAGAAAGCGATAA
- the panC gene encoding pantoate--beta-alanine ligase, with product MQILRTAEQLRDFVAANPENIGFVPTMGALHDGHASLIKKCVAQNKTAIVSTFVNPTQFLAGEDFESYPKNEQNDAKICEELGVHAMFAPEARELYFDTEPLISAPENLASVLEGKTRPGHFDGVLRVLNKLFNLTNAKRVYMGKKDAQQLLIVRNFVKTCFLNLEIVPCEIVRARDGLALSSRNAYLDEGQKLEALKLSHSLKKASNLIAAGELSAQTIKGEMLQTLEPLNVDYVAIVDRNLNEISLIEPDNTIILVAAYVGKTRLIDNLWV from the coding sequence ATGCAAATTTTAAGAACAGCAGAACAGCTGCGAGATTTCGTCGCGGCAAATCCCGAAAATATCGGCTTTGTACCCACGATGGGCGCGCTTCACGACGGACACGCTAGTCTCATAAAAAAGTGCGTAGCGCAGAACAAAACCGCGATCGTTTCGACCTTCGTAAACCCGACGCAGTTTTTAGCCGGCGAGGACTTTGAGAGCTATCCAAAAAACGAACAAAACGACGCTAAAATTTGCGAGGAGCTAGGCGTGCACGCGATGTTTGCGCCTGAGGCTAGGGAGCTGTATTTTGATACCGAGCCGCTAATCAGCGCGCCTGAAAATTTAGCAAGCGTGCTTGAGGGCAAGACTCGCCCTGGACACTTTGACGGCGTGCTTCGCGTGCTAAATAAGCTCTTTAATCTAACAAACGCAAAGCGCGTCTATATGGGCAAAAAGGACGCGCAGCAGCTGCTCATCGTGCGTAATTTCGTAAAGACCTGTTTTTTAAATTTAGAGATCGTGCCTTGCGAGATCGTTCGCGCGCGAGACGGACTGGCGCTTAGCTCACGAAACGCCTACCTAGACGAGGGGCAAAAGCTAGAGGCGCTTAAGCTTTCGCATTCGCTTAAAAAAGCCTCAAATTTGATCGCGGCTGGCGAACTAAGCGCACAAACGATAAAAGGCGAGATGCTACAAACTCTAGAGCCGCTAAACGTCGATTATGTCGCGATCGTGGATAGAAATTTAAACGAGATCTCGCTAATAGAGCCGGACAACACCATCATCCTAGTCGCCGCGTATGTAGGCAAAACGCGTCTGATCGACAATCTGTGGGTATAA
- the tilS gene encoding tRNA lysidine(34) synthetase TilS: protein MLSAPVLHKLKSGRNLLAFSHGVDSTALFYLLDEAGVKFDLAIVDYNVRAQSKDEVASARDLAAKFNKQIYVKSVQLGESNFEHEARAARYEFFGQICRERGYENLILAHQFDDKFEWFLMQLGRGAGLSELLGMQELEAREDYVIARPLLGVRKCELERFLRERNLKYFTDETNLTGRFKRGFIRAKFSEPFLNEYFSGVKKSFEFLAADALNLAPEISNPSPKIYLVKRGRGEIRGVDQACKRLGLVLSSAQRNECARCLENGTGCVLGGKVAVGAGKYFIFVTPYIKAAMEKKFKEACRQLAIPPINRGFLFSAGADLSKFKEFL from the coding sequence GTGCTAAGTGCGCCCGTTTTGCATAAGCTAAAATCGGGGCGAAATCTGCTTGCATTTTCGCACGGCGTCGATAGCACGGCGCTTTTTTACCTCTTAGACGAGGCTGGCGTGAAATTTGACCTTGCGATCGTGGACTACAACGTCCGCGCGCAGAGCAAGGACGAAGTCGCCTCGGCACGAGATCTAGCGGCTAAATTTAACAAACAAATCTATGTAAAAAGCGTGCAGCTGGGTGAGTCAAATTTTGAACACGAGGCGCGCGCGGCTAGATACGAGTTTTTTGGCCAAATTTGCCGCGAGCGCGGATATGAAAATTTGATCTTAGCGCATCAGTTTGACGATAAATTCGAGTGGTTTTTGATGCAGCTTGGGCGGGGTGCTGGGCTTAGCGAGCTGCTAGGTATGCAAGAGCTAGAAGCTCGCGAGGACTACGTGATCGCTCGTCCGCTTTTAGGCGTACGAAAGTGCGAGCTGGAGCGGTTTTTGCGTGAGCGAAATCTTAAATACTTCACCGACGAGACAAATTTAACGGGCCGGTTTAAACGAGGCTTTATTCGCGCTAAATTTAGCGAGCCGTTTTTAAACGAGTACTTTAGCGGCGTGAAAAAAAGCTTTGAGTTTTTGGCGGCCGATGCGTTAAATTTGGCCCCTGAGATTTCTAATCCATCTCCAAAAATTTACCTCGTAAAACGCGGCCGGGGCGAGATTCGCGGCGTAGATCAGGCGTGCAAGCGGCTAGGACTCGTGCTAAGCTCGGCGCAGCGAAACGAATGCGCTCGCTGCCTAGAAAATGGCACGGGCTGCGTGCTCGGCGGCAAGGTTGCCGTGGGTGCGGGCAAATATTTTATTTTCGTAACGCCATATATCAAAGCGGCTATGGAAAAGAAATTTAAAGAAGCGTGCAGGCAGCTCGCCATCCCGCCGATAAACCGCGGATTTTTATTTTCCGCGGGCGCGGATCTGTCTAAATTTAAAGAGTTTTTGTAG
- the rimO gene encoding 30S ribosomal protein S12 methylthiotransferase RimO → MGKLHLVSLGCNKNLVDSEIMLGRLQNYEITPDVASADVIIVNTCGFINSAKEESIRAILDMHESRKKGSLLVVTGCLMQRYREELMKELPEVDLFTGVGDYDKIDEIILKKQNLFSPDTYLQASEERVITGSNYHAYIKISEGCNQKCSFCAIPTFKGKLKSRALENIVDEVQKLVKKGYYDFSFLSQDSSSYMRDHAVSDGLISLIDAVEKIEGVKTARILYLYPSTTSNALVERIIASPVFANYFDMPIQHASDKMLKIMRRGSGAARIKELLNLMKKAPGAFLRTGVIVGHPGEGEAEFDELCAFLQEFKFDRISAFAYSKEEDTLSYEMEQVPAKIISKRLSKIEKITRVAIEASFAQELGKKFIVSLEGESSEGEMFYAAKKALWDKDIDGEILINESDVEQLEIGGRYWCEITQVAGSQALGKITAKA, encoded by the coding sequence ATGGGCAAACTTCACTTAGTATCATTAGGCTGTAACAAAAATCTGGTGGACTCCGAGATCATGCTCGGACGCCTGCAAAACTACGAGATCACGCCAGATGTCGCCTCTGCTGATGTCATCATCGTAAACACCTGCGGCTTTATAAACTCGGCGAAAGAGGAGAGTATCCGCGCGATCCTGGATATGCACGAATCGCGCAAAAAAGGCTCCTTGCTCGTGGTCACAGGCTGCCTCATGCAGCGCTACCGCGAGGAGCTGATGAAGGAGCTACCGGAGGTCGATCTTTTTACCGGCGTCGGAGACTACGACAAGATCGATGAAATCATCCTAAAAAAGCAAAATTTATTTAGCCCGGACACCTACCTGCAAGCAAGCGAAGAGCGCGTGATAACGGGCTCAAACTACCATGCCTACATCAAAATTTCAGAAGGCTGTAATCAAAAATGCAGCTTCTGCGCGATCCCAACCTTTAAGGGCAAGCTAAAATCCCGCGCGCTGGAAAATATCGTAGATGAGGTGCAAAAGCTCGTAAAAAAGGGCTACTACGACTTTAGCTTCCTCTCGCAAGACAGCAGCTCGTATATGCGCGATCACGCTGTTAGCGACGGGCTCATCTCGCTCATTGACGCGGTCGAAAAGATCGAGGGCGTCAAAACCGCACGCATACTTTATCTCTACCCGAGCACCACCTCAAACGCGCTAGTGGAGCGTATCATCGCTTCGCCGGTGTTTGCGAACTACTTTGATATGCCGATCCAGCATGCAAGCGATAAAATGCTAAAAATCATGAGGCGTGGAAGCGGCGCGGCGCGGATCAAAGAGCTTTTAAATTTGATGAAAAAGGCACCCGGTGCATTTTTACGAACGGGCGTCATAGTCGGGCACCCGGGCGAGGGCGAAGCAGAATTTGACGAGCTTTGTGCGTTTTTGCAGGAGTTTAAATTTGACCGCATTTCGGCGTTTGCTTATTCGAAAGAGGAGGACACGCTCTCGTACGAGATGGAGCAGGTGCCCGCCAAAATCATCTCAAAGCGCCTAAGCAAGATCGAAAAGATCACTCGTGTCGCGATAGAAGCGAGCTTTGCGCAGGAGCTGGGCAAGAAATTTATCGTATCGCTCGAGGGCGAAAGCAGCGAGGGCGAGATGTTTTATGCCGCGAAAAAGGCGCTATGGGATAAGGACATCGACGGCGAAATTTTGATCAACGAAAGCGACGTGGAGCAGCTAGAAATCGGCGGTCGCTACTGGTGCGAGATCACGCAGGTAGCGGGCAGCCAGGCGCTGGGCAAGATCACGGCAAAGGCCTAA
- a CDS encoding FAD-dependent oxidoreductase, translating into MKNYDIIIIGFGKAGKTLAVKAANLGKKVAVIEKSAQMYGGTCINVGCIPTKKLVNLSKEAKYVNNNVAGEYFTLSVEKKDKLISALRAKNFAMLDDNANIDVINGTAKFVDKNSVEVAAADGSKSLLTAPTIVINTGSVNEKPSFEVSSNLAYDSTGILNLKTLPKHLVVVGGGYIGLEFASMFAEFGSKVTIVARSGVLKNEDDDVRESVKALLQTQGIEILEGCEVKNLKDCALIFTQNGETKCLEADAFLLATGRVAATAELNLSAAGVQTDAKGNVLVNEFLQTDQPHIYAVGDVRGGELFTYTSLDDFRIVFDKLFGAGKRSTLNRSPHASTLFTETPLASIGLSEKRAATQNLDFKVLKLPLAAVPGAKVVGNETGFLKAIVDAKSGKILGAAFHCVYANELINEIAIAMALGAGADFFKNQIFTHPSISEALNDLFGQF; encoded by the coding sequence ATGAAAAACTACGATATCATCATCATCGGCTTTGGCAAGGCCGGCAAAACCCTCGCCGTAAAAGCCGCAAATTTAGGTAAAAAAGTTGCCGTGATCGAAAAATCGGCGCAGATGTATGGCGGTACGTGCATAAACGTCGGCTGCATTCCGACTAAAAAACTAGTAAATTTAAGCAAAGAGGCAAAATACGTCAACAATAACGTCGCAGGCGAGTATTTCACGCTTAGCGTCGAAAAGAAAGACAAGCTAATCTCCGCGCTTAGAGCCAAAAATTTCGCGATGCTTGATGATAATGCAAACATTGACGTGATAAACGGTACGGCTAAATTTGTAGATAAAAATAGCGTCGAAGTCGCGGCCGCAGACGGCTCAAAAAGCCTACTTACCGCGCCGACTATCGTTATAAATACAGGCTCCGTTAACGAAAAACCTAGCTTTGAGGTTAGTTCAAATTTGGCTTACGACAGCACGGGGATTTTAAATCTAAAAACGCTTCCAAAGCACCTAGTAGTCGTAGGCGGCGGATACATCGGGCTTGAGTTTGCCTCGATGTTTGCCGAGTTTGGCTCAAAAGTCACTATCGTAGCTCGCTCGGGCGTACTAAAAAACGAGGACGATGACGTGAGAGAGAGCGTAAAGGCGCTACTACAAACGCAAGGGATCGAAATTTTAGAGGGTTGCGAAGTTAAAAATTTAAAAGATTGCGCGCTGATTTTTACTCAAAACGGTGAAACAAAATGCCTTGAAGCGGACGCGTTTTTACTAGCGACCGGACGAGTAGCGGCGACTGCGGAGCTAAATTTAAGCGCGGCGGGCGTACAAACCGACGCCAAAGGAAACGTGCTCGTAAACGAGTTTTTGCAAACCGACCAGCCGCATATCTATGCAGTAGGCGACGTTCGCGGTGGTGAGCTTTTTACCTATACGAGTCTAGATGATTTTCGTATCGTCTTTGACAAGCTTTTTGGCGCTGGCAAACGCAGCACTCTAAACCGCTCTCCTCACGCCAGCACGCTTTTTACCGAGACTCCGCTAGCTAGCATCGGGCTAAGCGAAAAACGGGCCGCGACGCAAAATTTAGACTTTAAAGTCCTAAAACTCCCGCTAGCAGCAGTTCCCGGCGCAAAGGTAGTCGGCAACGAAACCGGATTTTTAAAAGCGATCGTGGACGCAAAAAGCGGCAAAATTTTAGGCGCGGCATTTCACTGCGTTTATGCAAACGAGCTTATCAACGAAATCGCCATCGCAATGGCTCTAGGCGCGGGTGCTGATTTCTTTAAAAATCAGATTTTCACCCATCCTAGCATCAGCGAAGCGTTAAACGACCTCTTTGGACAATTTTAA